The Euphorbia lathyris chromosome 3, ddEupLath1.1, whole genome shotgun sequence genome contains a region encoding:
- the LOC136223067 gene encoding uncharacterized protein has protein sequence MEAAKEHQSTGLLDKILPPRLEDAGLEDCALPPDSIKEAFLKAATAVKSRATSIFTDDDDADCVQDPWPEAKDFSDHVVVGSPGLAASDTLKGIDVEDPPGLCVIEKGRDVVEKGRDEVVVGGGDILDKEKEKACVDDALKGLKIGDNDGGSSGSDDQEDNEGEKPILTEGFV, from the coding sequence atggaagcagcaaaggaacaCCAGTCCACCGGATTACTCGACAAAATCCTCCCTCCGCGCCTGGAAGACGCCGGGCTCGAGGATTGTGCTTTGCCTCCTGACTCCATTAAAGAAGCTTTCCTCAAAGCCGCCACTGCTGTCAAGTCACGTGCCACCTCGATCTTCACTGACGATGATGATGCCGATTGCGTCCAGGACCCTTGGCCAGAAGCTAAAGACTTTTCTGATCACGTAGTCGTCGGGTCCCCGGGTTTGGCGGCATCTGACACTTTGAAAGGAATAGACGTGGAGGACCCGCCGGGACTTTGTGTGATCGAGAAGGGACGTGATGTGGTGGAAAAGGGCAGAGATGAGGTGGTGGTGGGTGGCGGTGATATTCtggacaaagagaaagagaaggcaTGCGTTGATGATGCTTTGAAGGGCTTGAAGATTGGAGACAACGACGGAGGAAGCTCCGGCTCTGATGATCAAGAAGATAACGAAGGTGAGAAGCCAATTCTGACTGAAGGTTTTGTGTGA
- the LOC136222379 gene encoding large ribosomal subunit protein uL2mz, N-terminal part-like isoform X2, whose protein sequence is MRAAAVEAVASNAGRYGAQAWQAFKARSPTDAKAKSRGIRESLSSVKPSIRAPRQLTSNVSKTAGRNSAGRITIFHRGGGAKRLYRKIDLKRSTSSMGIIERIEYDPNRSSRIALVRWEDAHPHFQKKSSAEDEFVPPHKSLELTAATTRGVYSLSSLSREVDKKKVVEAPPKLVGTYAMIGGVQTGKLPQLKSVCMKAPESIKTCATDVFLAAFSTKRPDRKTQYANLCSSLNSPRITVAGAKPTYYAAQMREKEGQNTFSLSEIQKWNNKSSIWAHRLKPKAAVSWHSSRVQDLSFNEAAKSNE, encoded by the exons ATGAGGGCTGCTGCTGTAGAGGCTGTTGCCTCAAATGCTGGCAGATATGGCGCCCAGGCCTGGCAGGCATTCAAGGCAAGATCACCAACTGATGCAAAGGCAAAATCTCGTGGAATTAG GGAAAGCTTGTCTTCAGTTAAGCCATCAATTAGAGCTCCTAGACAATTGACTTCGAATGTTAGCAAGACTGCAGGTAGAAATTCTGCAGGGCGTATTACAATTTTTCACCGAGGCGGTGGAGCAAAACGATTGTATAGGAAAATTGATCTAAAACGAAGCACATCATCTATGGGCATTATTGAAAGGATCGAGTACGATCCTAATCGTTCCTCTCGGATTGCTCTAGTAAGATGGGAGGATGCACACCCTCACTTCCAAAAGAAATCCAGTGCAGAAGATGAGTTTGTTCCTCCACACAAGAGTCTTGAACTCACCGCAGCTACAACGCGTGGTGTTTATTCCCTGTCATCCCTGTCTAGAGAAGTGGATAAGAAAAAAGTAGTTGAAGCTCCTCCCAAACTGGTGGGGACATATGCAATGATTGGTGGTGTTCAAACTGGAAAGCTCCCACAGTTGAAAAGTGTATGTATGAAGGCTCCAGAAAGCATAAAAACTTGCGCAACGGACGTCTTCTTGGCTGCCTTTTCCACTAAAAGGCCTGATAGAAAGACTCAATACGCAAATCTCTGCAGTTCTCTTAATAGTCCGAGGATAACAGTGGCTGGAGCGAAGCCTACGTATTATGCTGCACAAATGAGGGAGAAAGAAGGACAAAACACATTCTCTCTGAGTGAAATCCAAAAGTGGAACAACAAGAGCAGTATCTGGGCACATAGGCTCAAACCTAAAGCTGCAGTTTCTTGGCATAGTTCTAGGGTGCAGGATTTGAGCTTTAATGAAGCTGCTAAGAGTAATGAATGA
- the LOC136222490 gene encoding ras-related protein Rab7, which yields MASRRRMLLKVIILGDSGVGKTSLMNQYVNRKFSNQYKATIGADFLTKEVQFEDRLFTLQIWDTAGQERFQSLGVAFYRGADCCVLVYDVNVIKSFDNLNNWREEFLIQASPPDPENFPFVVLGNKIDVDGGNSRVVSEKKAKAWCASKGNIPYFETSAKEGFNVEDAFQCIAKNALKNEPEEEMYLPDTIDVAGGGRQQRSTGCEC from the exons ATGGCTTCTCGCAGGCGTATGCTGTTAAAGGTCATAATTCTCGGCGATAGCGG GGTAGGAAAGACCTCCTTGATGAATCA GTATGTTAATCGAAAGTTCAGTAATCAATACAAAGCTACGATAGGAGCCGATTTTTTGACAAAAGAAGTTCAGTTTGAGGATAGATTGTTCACATTGCAG ATATGGGATACTGCTGGGCAAGAAAGATTTCAAAGCCTTGGAGTGGCTTTCTACCGTGGTGCAGATTGCTGTGTTCTTGTGTATGATGTCAATGTCATTAAGTCCTTCGATAACCTTAATAATTGGAGAGAAGAATTTCTAATTCAG GCTAGTCCACCTGATCCTGAAAACTTCCCATTTGTCGTATTGGGAAACAAGATAGATGTGGATGGTGGTAATAGCCGGGTG GTTTCAGAGAAGAAAGCAAAGGCATGGTGTGCTTCTAAGGGAAACATACCTTATTTTGAGACTTCTGCAAAAGAAGGATTCAATGTGGAGGATGCTTTCCAGTGTATAGCTAAAAATGCACTAAAAAATGAACCTGAAGAAGAAAT GTACCTTCCTGACACGATTGATGTTGCGGGCGGGGGACGGCAGCAAAGATCGACGGGATGTGAATGTTAG
- the LOC136222379 gene encoding large ribosomal subunit protein uL2mz, N-terminal part-like isoform X1, whose product MAAPMRAAAVEAVASNAGRYGAQAWQAFKARSPTDAKAKSRGIRESLSSVKPSIRAPRQLTSNVSKTAGRNSAGRITIFHRGGGAKRLYRKIDLKRSTSSMGIIERIEYDPNRSSRIALVRWEDAHPHFQKKSSAEDEFVPPHKSLELTAATTRGVYSLSSLSREVDKKKVVEAPPKLVGTYAMIGGVQTGKLPQLKSVCMKAPESIKTCATDVFLAAFSTKRPDRKTQYANLCSSLNSPRITVAGAKPTYYAAQMREKEGQNTFSLSEIQKWNNKSSIWAHRLKPKAAVSWHSSRVQDLSFNEAAKSNE is encoded by the exons ATG GCTGCACCAATGAGGGCTGCTGCTGTAGAGGCTGTTGCCTCAAATGCTGGCAGATATGGCGCCCAGGCCTGGCAGGCATTCAAGGCAAGATCACCAACTGATGCAAAGGCAAAATCTCGTGGAATTAG GGAAAGCTTGTCTTCAGTTAAGCCATCAATTAGAGCTCCTAGACAATTGACTTCGAATGTTAGCAAGACTGCAGGTAGAAATTCTGCAGGGCGTATTACAATTTTTCACCGAGGCGGTGGAGCAAAACGATTGTATAGGAAAATTGATCTAAAACGAAGCACATCATCTATGGGCATTATTGAAAGGATCGAGTACGATCCTAATCGTTCCTCTCGGATTGCTCTAGTAAGATGGGAGGATGCACACCCTCACTTCCAAAAGAAATCCAGTGCAGAAGATGAGTTTGTTCCTCCACACAAGAGTCTTGAACTCACCGCAGCTACAACGCGTGGTGTTTATTCCCTGTCATCCCTGTCTAGAGAAGTGGATAAGAAAAAAGTAGTTGAAGCTCCTCCCAAACTGGTGGGGACATATGCAATGATTGGTGGTGTTCAAACTGGAAAGCTCCCACAGTTGAAAAGTGTATGTATGAAGGCTCCAGAAAGCATAAAAACTTGCGCAACGGACGTCTTCTTGGCTGCCTTTTCCACTAAAAGGCCTGATAGAAAGACTCAATACGCAAATCTCTGCAGTTCTCTTAATAGTCCGAGGATAACAGTGGCTGGAGCGAAGCCTACGTATTATGCTGCACAAATGAGGGAGAAAGAAGGACAAAACACATTCTCTCTGAGTGAAATCCAAAAGTGGAACAACAAGAGCAGTATCTGGGCACATAGGCTCAAACCTAAAGCTGCAGTTTCTTGGCATAGTTCTAGGGTGCAGGATTTGAGCTTTAATGAAGCTGCTAAGAGTAATGAATGA